The following coding sequences lie in one Natrarchaeobius halalkaliphilus genomic window:
- a CDS encoding DUF5820 family protein, with the protein MTDETVVPDGWVVWSEGEDGRLVLAYRPDVFNGEAFPAACLPTLYLTHGRRTRRPGRNPTDTTAGDDWFVTFYLEPDVTVDGSARFSTRADALEHAIDLARRFADGEVDYRERYQVPRDRYFDRLDDLVDG; encoded by the coding sequence ATGACCGACGAGACGGTGGTTCCGGACGGCTGGGTGGTCTGGTCCGAAGGCGAAGACGGGCGGCTCGTCCTCGCCTACCGACCGGACGTCTTCAACGGCGAGGCGTTTCCCGCCGCCTGCCTTCCGACGCTGTATCTGACTCACGGCCGACGAACGCGCCGTCCCGGACGGAACCCGACGGACACCACTGCCGGTGACGACTGGTTCGTCACGTTCTATCTCGAACCGGACGTCACCGTCGACGGATCGGCCCGGTTTTCGACGCGAGCGGACGCACTCGAGCACGCGATCGATCTCGCTCGACGGTTCGCAGACGGGGAGGTAGACTACCGCGAGCGATATCAGGTTCCTCGCGACCGGTACTTCGACCGATTGGACGACCTCGTAGACGGATGA